ATTTCTGCAGTTTGATAACAGGTTGTGTAATGTTTATTAGGGAAGCTAAAGGCTAATGCTAGCTAGAAATCACTTACTGCTAGCTAAACTTTAGCTAGGAAGCTTTCAAGCAAAACTGATGACACAGTTGCCACTTGCCATTAATACCTTTCCGATGCCGACGTATGGGCTGCACTCAATACTGACACAGATGTAGCCTAAAGATAGCCTATAGGTTACAGTAGAAATAAGGCACTTTTTTGCAGAACCACCAATGCAAAGTTTTGCAGAACCACCAATGCAAACAAGCCAAGGGCAAAAACTGCCAGGGACACTAAGCCACTAACTGGATTAGTATTTGGTATAGTGTACAGTACATTTGGTATGTtgaatagaggctttgcagttgcatcacgaatcccctagcaaccacatctggcgccatcatggaggtccgcGCCCAAAACAATAGCTAAATACAAcagagcaagaaaaagagagatgcctGAAAAAGATTGACTTGGTGTTACTGTAGGTCAGTTAAATATTGTTAAACGTGAATAATTTGATATGATAGATTTGTTTCCACATTGAAGCCACGTGACGCACGTCCCTCACTACTTTATGCACtatgagttgtagcttgaaaaGCGTCTGCTCAGCTAACCTAAACAAACAAATGGGTTTTTGCTTTGTCAGCCAGCTAACGAGCCTCAATTAAAGATGCTTGCCAGAAtagaatattgaatatttctcAAATCATTTCACAGCACATCACTCACATCTTCCTGTCCTCAGTGGTCTCCTGCCACAACGTCTGATGCTGCCCAGTCTCCTCCGTTGTGCTCGGCCCGTCTCCACCACTCTTGCCTTCAGCCGGCCTCTGGCCCACTTCAGACCGCACATGGACCCGGACCCCAGCCGGCCCGTTGAGGGGGCTATCAGAACCAAACTGACCGATTCGCTGAAGCCAGAACACTTGGAGGTCCACAACGAAAGCCACATGCACGCCGTTCCCCCTGGCTCCGAATCACACTTCCGGGTCCTGGTTGTCAGCCCGCAGTTCGAGGGCCTCTCCTTGATAAATCGCCACCGCCTGGTCAACGAGGCTTTGCGTGAGGAGTTGAGTACCTGTGTTCATGCACTGGCTATCCAGGCAAAGACCCCCCAGCAGTGGGGGAGTAACCCCACGCTGGCCAAGAGTCCAGCCTGCATGGGAGGCTCCAGGGGAGATCACAcagtggaggagaaactgaaggcCGGGCGAGAGTGAGATGTTGGACTGTGAAGGTTGTACTCCTACACCTGGACTGGACTGTGAAGAATGGAATGGGGTGCTGAGGAAGAGTGTTAATAATGAAatatcagtgtttcctctgtaattttatGTAGCAGTGATGCATGGGGAAgtttttgattttggttttacATCTGTCCTTGGTTTCGTGCCAGTTATGGTTCCATCGCAGATTGTAATGCAAAAATGACATTAAACATTCATTATAAACATTAagaaaacactttattttagAGGATAATTAGGCTGAATTACACTAATATTGTAGTCTCCCATTTCTCTAGAAATGGTTGCAAATTTCTTGCACTGGTAattgaatacagaggaaacactgaaattcCACTGGCTAATGTGATGATATTACATTATATAGCTCCTACTTAGCCAGTCAAAGTGATGGGTTGAGAAGCTAATTATCACTGAAGCTCATTAAGACCATATTGCCCAAACTTTTATGTAGACTCTCAATATTATTTCCGGCCAAGGTGACTTGAGTATGACACAGTAAGAGAATTGTGGCATGgcggtgtgtgcgtgcgtttgtgttTTAGTTTTGACCTTTTTGTCTAGTGTCAACATGGCAGGGCAAAAGTCAGAGTGAAAGGTCATGTTGATAATTCTTTGAAGTGAATGAAAATACCCAGTATTCTTGAtaatttgtaaataaatgtctgacATTCATGTTTGAAAGTTTAATTAatcttatttaaccaggcaggtgaATTGTTGTCTTTACAAGCACAGTTGACAAGAGGAAATCTGTGAGTGGCCGAGGATagtgaaataaacacacacagcaggacatGCTTCATATGAGCAAAGGTGCTTTATTTGACTGAAACAAGCAGGCGATGTCATTATCAAGAGTCAAGATCAAGTCTCAAGAATCTCCAGCTTTCATTTAACTTTTACAAGCTTTTACAAGACACAGAAGTAGCATAACAGTAACATGCTGTATCATTAGAATAC
The Centroberyx gerrardi isolate f3 chromosome 12, fCenGer3.hap1.cur.20231027, whole genome shotgun sequence genome window above contains:
- the bola1 gene encoding bolA-like protein 1, with amino-acid sequence MLPSLLRCARPVSTTLAFSRPLAHFRPHMDPDPSRPVEGAIRTKLTDSLKPEHLEVHNESHMHAVPPGSESHFRVLVVSPQFEGLSLINRHRLVNEALREELSTCVHALAIQAKTPQQWGSNPTLAKSPACMGGSRGDHTVEEKLKAGRE